The Sus scrofa isolate TJ Tabasco breed Duroc chromosome X, Sscrofa11.1, whole genome shotgun sequence genome has a segment encoding these proteins:
- the LOC100621166 gene encoding uncharacterized protein CXorf49 homolog yields MSSPDEVSVWGAGFGPEGGEPAGVRPAGPGAQRGPGPGPDAGPPQSGEGEGGGGFRDPKGFESETEELEAGGLVLWGREGRPGSPADDKGVALDLANESAAAILRQLADLDVLGVRRSPSPESCAPAAAAEVSAVWAGLEAGAGSGGASAQGCGEAQQALARCLHLGGPEAGWAWPNRKRGTKSRLPLAASRQRPPAEGPVGLPSDPESSDEFGEIQLMRVSIYPRGGGQAQPCSPEAPGFTLPHFQVRENFLHVPGAFLAPALRGFTSVVERQGVGEPDISSPKKMQSILWGKEGSRPSYPGAAVAAAAAAAAVAAAAAAAAAGGLPRATPRKKGAQEKKPLGGASALALGRTFPPWGQRVSAAPLEPATFPPIAGVPLLGRSRKYSLVPSGTKQSKHAGAGKKPAARRARESELVVAGEDNDPDGDQVARGQLPTHRPGPSCPYLHHGYPSSGDLSTRAPHVAGDSEPSALNQVAVMARGPAPSGDLETLDHPPRRERQQQPPGAQGCPRCLLLQREIDDLKEQLAAMRYLADMFQTL; encoded by the exons ATGAGCTCCCCGGATGAGGTGTCTGTTTGGGGAGCGGGTTTCGGCCCGGAGGGTGGGGAGCCGGCTGGCGTCCGCCCCGCGGGCCCCGGAGCCCAGCGGGGACCAGGCCCAGGCCCCGACGCGGGGCCACCACAGAGCGGCGAGGGCGAGGGCGGGGGCGGCTTCCGGGACCCCAAGGGCTTCGAGTCAGAGACGGAGGAGCTGGAGGCGGGAGGGCTGGTGCTCTGGGGCCGCGAAGGCCGACCTGGCTCCCCGGCCGACGACAAGGGCGTCGCCCTGGATCTGGCCAACGAGTCTGCGGCGGCCATCCTGCGGCAGCTGGCCGACCTGGACGTGCTGGGCGTCCGCAGATCCCCGTCCCCCGAGAGCtgcgcccccgccgccgccgccgaagTGTCAGCCGTGTGGGCCGGCCTCGAGGCGGGTGCCGGCAGTGGAGGCGCGTCCGCCCAGGGCTGTGGAGAAGCGCAGCAGGCTCTGGCCCGCTGTCTCCACCTCGGTGGGCCCGAGGCGGGCTGGGCCTGGCCGAACCGGAAGAGAGGCACTAAGAGTAGGTTGCCCTTGGCTGCCAGTCGCCAGCGGCCCCCCGCGGAAGGCCCGGTCGGGCTGCCTTCCGACCCCGAGTCCTCCGACGAGTTCGGTGAGATACAGCTGATGAGGGTGAGCATTTACCCCAGGGGAGgaggccaggcccagccctgcagccccgAGGCTCCCGGGTTCACACTCCCGCACTTCCAAGTCAGGGAGAATTTCCTCCACGTGCCAGGCGCTTTCCTGGCCCCTGCTCTGCGAGGGTTCACTTCGGTTGTGGAAAGGCAGGGCGTCGGAGAGCCGGACATCTCTTCCCCTAAGAAAATGCAAAGCATcctctgggggaaggagggaagcaggCCCAGCTACCCgggggctgctgtggctgcggctgcggctgcggctgcggtTGCAGCTGCTGCGGCGGCTGCTGCTGCGGGCGGCCTGCCCAGGGCCACTCCTAGGAAGAAGGGGGCCCAGGAGAAGAAACCCCTCGGGGGAGCCTCCGCCCTCGCCCTGGGGAGAACCTTCCCTCCCTGGGGGCAGCGAGTCTCGGCAGCTCCCCTGGAACCGGCCACCTTCCCCCCGATCGCTGGTGTTCCGCTGCTTGGGAGGTCCAGGAAGTATTCCTTGGTCCCTTCCGGAACCAAGCAGTCCAAGCACGCGGGCGCTGGGAAGAAACCCGCCGCCAGGAGGGCAAGGGAGTCCGAGCTGGTGGTGGCTGGAGAAGATAACGACCCAGACGGAGACCAGGTCGCAAGGGGCCAA CTTCCGACACACAGGCCAGGGCCATCTTGTCCGTACCTGCATCATGGGTATCCCAGCAGCGGCGACCTCAGCACCAGAGCCCCCCACGTTGCAGGAGACTCAGAGCCCTCGGCCCTGAACCAGGTAGCCGTCATGGCCAGAGGGCCTGCACCCTCAG GTGACCTGGAAACCCTTGACCATCCCCCAAGACGTGAAAGGCAGCAGCAGCCGCCAGGGGCACAGGGCTGTCCTCGG TGCCTCCTGCTACAGAGAGAAATCGACGACCTGAAGGAGCAGCTTG CCGCCATGCGGTACCTGGCTGACATGTTCCAGACCCTTTGA